Within the Echinicola sp. 20G genome, the region TTTTTCGTTTTTCTCTCATTTTTTTTACCCCATAAACCATTGTTAATCTGATAGATACACTCAACTACAGAATTAATTCTTCCGGTTCGATAAGCTGTTTTTGAAAAACACATTTTTTCGGGGAATATCGAACCAATTAATTTTCTTTTTGTCTCGATATCACCGTTTTCATATAACAAATCCAGCCTGGATAGCCTTTCAAGGGCCCTATCCACATATTTAGAATGGTTCGATACGCTCATTGGCTTGGTTGCAGCCAATTGGTTCTCGAGCCGTGTTATTTCTTTATTACACTCTGATTTTATTTCCCTATAATCATCTGCTTCAAGGTCTCCGGCAACTAATAAATCCCTACTTCTTTTCAACTTTTCATGAATACTTTCCAAAGAAGCTGCTACTTTTTTGTGCTCTTCTCCCTCGTCCTTGAAATGGTATTTAAAGAATTCATGAAGTATTACTCCAAATATTTCAACTTTGTCCTTTTTTAATGTAAATCTCTTCATTTCACTTACCATTAGATCATTATATAATGAAGCCTTTTCTCTAAAACCGCACTTTGATAAACAATGGTAATAATAATAACGTCTTGATCTACCTGTAGAGCCACTTCCAGTTAAAACCTTACCACATTTGGGACATATTAGGAATCCCCTTAATGGAAGCCTATCATCTGACACTACTTTAGGCAAATACTCATCTCTTCCTATTTCCTCCAGAATATTCTGTACCCTGTAAAATTCCCCTTCTGAAATCAATGGTTCATGCTGGCCATTTACAAACTGGTCTTCTTCATCTTTAAATGCAGGCACATAAATTTTCCCGCAATACAATGGGTTCCGTATCATCCGATGGAAATGTGAACGGCTGATTTTAAGTCCTTTCTTTTTGACCATTGCCCAAATATTTTCCGTTGGGTACCTTTTTTTAAGAATTGTTTCAAAGACCCACTTAACAATAGAGGCTTCCGGTTCTTTTGGGGCAATAAACTTCCTTGATCCCTCCATTCGGTTTATAT harbors:
- a CDS encoding recombinase family protein encodes the protein MSVADLYIRVSTDEQADKGYSQRNQEEVLKRYCDHHNIMVRKVIFEDHSAKTFNRPRWKELLTYLKKSRGKGVDKILFTKWDRFSRNAGDAYQMINTLRNLDVEPQAIEQPLDLNIPENKMMLAIYLAAPEVENDRRALNIFHGMRRALKEGRYLRKAPFGYINRMEGSRKFIAPKEPEASIVKWVFETILKKRYPTENIWAMVKKKGLKISRSHFHRMIRNPLYCGKIYVPAFKDEEDQFVNGQHEPLISEGEFYRVQNILEEIGRDEYLPKVVSDDRLPLRGFLICPKCGKVLTGSGSTGRSRRYYYYHCLSKCGFREKASLYNDLMVSEMKRFTLKKDKVEIFGVILHEFFKYHFKDEGEEHKKVAASLESIHEKLKRSRDLLVAGDLEADDYREIKSECNKEITRLENQLAATKPMSVSNHSKYVDRALERLSRLDLLYENGDIETKRKLIGSIFPEKMCFSKTAYRTGRINSVVECIYQINNGLWGKKNERKTKKSSNSHWVELQGFEPWSR